The following is a genomic window from Candidatus Latescibacter sp..
ACCCGTATCTCCGCCCTGTGAGAGAGAAAGGAACGGGCTTTCCTTACCTGCCCGGCAGGATCCTCGGCGTTTACTTTGACTTTGATGTGCTTGAAATGAAAGGTGGAAGTATAGCGAAGAAACTTTTCGAGCTGCGCTTCCGGAAGGAGGGGCACCACAAGGCTGTATTCGAGAGGCTCCGCTTTCCGGTTAAATCCCAGAATTTCCGCAGCCGGCAGGTTCCAGTGTTTTCCCGCCAGATCGAGGAGCGCAAGCTCCACCGCGCACATTGCGGCAGGGTTACGGACACCAGCGTCCGATATACCGATACCATTGAGTGCGGATATGACTTCCCGGGGGCAGGAGAATGATTGCCGGGCCAGGTGGGGCAGCAGATCGGAAACAGCCGGGAGAACACTTTCGGGAGTCTCCCCGGTAACATAGGAACGAGGTACACATTCTCCATACCCTGTAAACCCGGAAGCGGACCGGAGCTCCACAAACATGTTTATGGAATAGAAACGCGAAGCGAGGCTGTGCGCGACATCCATGCGGAAGTCAAGCCGCCGTGAAAATACTTGAGTGAAATCCACTTTTAAAACAGGTGTGGCCGTCATACGGTCTCCGGACGCATCTTATGGAATTTTTTCCATTGATACCACTGATCCGGAAACATTAAAACAAAACGTTCGAATGTCTTCAGAATTTCAGCGGACATATTCTGTTCCGTTGATTTTTCTGTATCACCGATGGGAACGATGGTGAGACGGTACCCCTTATTGGTGCGGACCATGAACGAACCGAGCGCAGTGGAATCGGTACGGCGGCAGAGGACTTCAAGGGAGCGATCCAGCCATATTTCCCCTCCGAAAGCCTGAATGGTCCGATCTCTCCTGGTTTTCCAGGCATCGACCTCATCGCATTCGGTGAGCAGGATGCGACCCCGTTTGAGCGCCCCAATCGCCTGCTGCATGACATTCCCGCTATGGGCGTCTATGAGTTCCACATTAACTTCTGCGGCGCGTTTCATCAGGCTTTTCTTGAGCCTTTCCGTCTGGAATGAAACCACCATGGTGACCGGATAGCGGCGTAAAGCTAGTGCAAGAGGCATAAACTCCACTCCCCCGAAATGGCCGGTAACCAAAACCACCCCGCCATTTTCCAGAGCACGATCCAAATGGATAAGACCTGAGTAATCCATAGCCTCCCACAACTCTCTCTTTAATATATCATAATTCCGGTGAGCCATGATAAGTTTTTCGGAGTAATGGGAAAAAATCCCGGCAAAGGTTCTCTTAATAATTGATTTGGCTTCTCTATTGTTCGTGAAAACGGTCAGGATATTTTTCTTGATCAGTTCCCGCTCTTTCCGGTTGGCGAGATAATAAAAGGTGCCCAGAACCTGCATGTACCAGGTACAGAAAGCAAGCGGAGCATATTTGAAAAGGAATACGTTCGGTGCAGCCTGAAAAAAAGTAGAAATATTCATGGCTTTACCCCCAGTTATTTTGTAAGTTGGTTTTTTTGAATGTGTTATGCAGACAGAATTGGAAATATACATGAAATAGCAGAAAACATAATATAAAAAACAGATTTCTGTAAATTCGATGCCTATTTTCAGTAAATCGGGTAAACTGAGGTAGATAAAGAAAAAATAATAAGATTTGAGTCAATTGCAAAAGTCGAGATTATTTTACGCAGCCCCCTTCAATCCACCCCGCACGTACTTCGTACGAGCGGGGACCCCGTGTCCTTTGGACATCCTTCCCCCTGAATGGGGCAGGAAAAGACTGTGGAGCAACGACATCCCTTGCCCCTTCGGGGGAAAGGGACCGAGGGTTAGGGGGCTGAAGTAAAAAACTCATCACTTTTTATGTAAAACACGACTTTTGCAAAAGGCTCTTCAGATTAAGAAAA
Proteins encoded in this region:
- a CDS encoding enolase C-terminal domain-like protein, encoding MTATPVLKVDFTQVFSRRLDFRMDVAHSLASRFYSINMFVELRSASGFTGYGECVPRSYVTGETPESVLPAVSDLLPHLARQSFSCPREVISALNGIGISDAGVRNPAAMCAVELALLDLAGKHWNLPAAEILGFNRKAEPLEYSLVVPLLPEAQLEKFLRYTSTFHFKHIKVKVNAEDPAGQVRKARSFLSHRAEIRVDANCSWSRAEAAGFIHALTGEGVVSVEQPLPADDLEGMAELRRPGGMLVTLDESVCNPSDVERAASMGACDMVNVRISKCGGLLGALRVIEAARGHGLAVQLGSQVGESCILSCAGAHLAAGTSFFTWLEGCFGAHLLNEDLGKKPYQFGHGGMFIPPDGPGLGVEVDTERLYGN